In a genomic window of Papilio machaon chromosome 4, ilPapMach1.1, whole genome shotgun sequence:
- the LOC123723642 gene encoding protein abrupt-like, with protein sequence MTKKYSLRWIDFHTNLYQSLESFLKAEELVDVTLTAGGKNFRAHKLILSICSPFFKDLFIKNPCEHPIVVLKEVEHEELYKLLQYIYHGEVHVTEEELNPFLETAEFLQIKGLASVREKNETAAAESNDQQATKEPNQPLDLESECYSKIKDTTKTTDSSKDSVGESIQNASETDSLKRSFDSTSNNDICSDVKKARQDSDGEVPNESGKESKSIGPTVGTVCNNRPETAKNAGSNRKTNTTTSFKCVHCHRSFANSYNLKVHIQDKHDTSEGNLVCHKCHKHMKNPSCLRVHMYNHHKPASQF encoded by the coding sequence ATGACAAAGAAATATTCTTTGCGTTGGATTgatttccatacaaacttataTCAGTCTCTTGAATCTTTTCTTAAAGCGGAAGAGTTAGTGGATGTGACGCTGACGGCGGGTGGAAAAAACTTTCGTGCTCACAAGCTTATTTTGTCAATCTGTAGTCCTTTTTTCAAAGATCTGTTTATAAAGAATCCTTGTGAACATCCAATTGTAGTCCTAAAAGAAGTAGAACACGAAGAACTTTATAAACTTCTACAATACATTTATCATGGAGAGGTTCATGTCACGGAAGAGGAACTTAATCCGTTTCTAGAAACGGCAGAATTTCTTCAGATCAAAGGGCTAGCTTCAGTCAGAGAGAAGAATGAAACGGCGGCTGCTGAATCCAATGACCAACAAGCAACGAAGGAGCCGAACCAGCCCCTTGACCTCGAGTCTGAAtgttattctaaaataaaggACACAACAAAAACTACCGATTCTTCTAAAGATTCCGTGGGCGAATCAATACAAAATGCTTCTGAGACAGATTCACTAAAGCGTTCCTTTGACAGTACTTCAAATAACGACATTTGTAGCGACGTGAAAAAAGCCCGCCAAGATAGCGACGGTGAGGTACCTAATGAAAGTGGTAAAGAGAGCAAATCTATTGGACCTACGGTTGGAACCGTTTGTAATAACAGACCAGAAACTGCTAAAAATGCCGGATCGAATAGAAAAACTAACACGACAACCAGTTTTAAATGCGTACATTGTCATCGATCCTTCGCCAATAGCTACAACCTGAAGGTTCACATTCAAGACAAGCATGATACATCAGAGGGAAATTTAGTGTGCCATAAATGTCACAAACACATGAAAAATCCATCATGTCTTCGTGTTCATATGTATAATCATCACAAACCGGCATcacagttttaa
- the LOC106718489 gene encoding protein Asterix: MQLTSDPRRADRERRFKPPPPNSAPAEDLTTDYMNILGMVFSMCGLMMRLKWCAWTAVFCSSISFANSRVSDDTKQIVSSFMLSISAVVMSYLQNPAPMSPPWTALTT; encoded by the exons atgCAGTTAACTTCAGATCCCAGACGTGCTGACCGTGAACGCCGTTTTAAGCCTCCACCGCCCAATTCGGCTCCGGCTGAAGACCTGACTACGGATTACATGAATATTCTTG GAATGGTATTCTCAATGTGTGGCTTAATGATGAGACTTAAATGGTGTGCCTGGACAGCTGTCTTCTGTTCTAGTATCAGTTTTGCTAATTCAAGGGTTTCTGATGATACAAAGCag aTAGTAAGTTCATTCATGCTTTCGATCTCTGCAGTGGTGATGTCATACTTACAAAATCCTGCACCAATGTCTCCGCCTTGGACTGCGTTAACCACTTag